Proteins from a genomic interval of Pseudodesulfovibrio nedwellii:
- a CDS encoding MarR family winged helix-turn-helix transcriptional regulator, protein MINEINHAIIEFFEKLSSWEHDVVREKGMTLPQMHTLEILGIHGAMRMKELAEAMGITTGTLTVLVDRLESKGCVRRKPHDTDRRSINVELTDKGDALFEEHDRLHLQLTEELIGACPPEDHDTLLRCLKIMNKEF, encoded by the coding sequence ATGATCAACGAAATCAACCACGCCATTATCGAATTCTTTGAAAAACTCTCATCGTGGGAACACGATGTGGTGCGGGAAAAGGGCATGACCCTGCCACAAATGCATACTCTGGAAATTCTCGGCATCCATGGAGCCATGCGTATGAAAGAGCTGGCCGAAGCCATGGGCATCACCACAGGTACACTGACTGTGCTTGTGGACAGGCTGGAGTCAAAGGGATGCGTTCGCCGCAAGCCCCACGACACTGATCGTCGGTCCATCAACGTCGAATTGACGGACAAGGGAGACGCCCTCTTCGAAGAACACGACAGGCTGCATTTGCAGCTGACCGAAGAACTCATCGGAGCCTGTCCACCTGAAGACCACGACACCCTGTTACGCTGTCTGAAAATCATGAACAAAGAGTTCTAA